From Solidesulfovibrio carbinoliphilus subsp. oakridgensis, the proteins below share one genomic window:
- the cysQ gene encoding 3'(2'),5'-bisphosphate nucleotidase CysQ → MTPLDLNALQGLVRLAGHAVLDLYRNGFSVEEKSDHTPVTTADRRSSEILLEGLARLFPDIPVICEETESAPYAVRRRYKRCFVVDPLDGTKEFIRHCDEFCVLLALVENGSPAFGAIHVPATDTLYCGGPGLPATRRVANGPAEPLRAAAPAPGQPLVILASRSHPDPGLTAYLGRFPGCRLVHRGSALKFCALADGTAHLYPRLGPLREWDIAAGHAVLVGAGGAMTALDGSPLRYNTAELVSGPFLARSFSDGVVPSNLLFMEAP, encoded by the coding sequence ATGACCCCGCTCGACCTGAACGCCTTGCAAGGCCTGGTCCGCCTGGCCGGCCACGCCGTCCTCGACCTCTACCGCAACGGCTTTTCCGTGGAAGAGAAATCCGACCACACTCCGGTGACCACGGCCGACAGGCGGTCGAGCGAAATCCTCCTCGAGGGCCTCGCCCGCCTCTTTCCCGACATCCCGGTCATCTGCGAGGAGACGGAAAGCGCCCCCTACGCGGTCCGGCGGCGCTACAAGCGGTGCTTCGTGGTCGATCCCCTGGACGGGACCAAGGAATTCATCCGGCACTGCGACGAATTCTGCGTCCTGCTCGCCCTGGTCGAGAACGGCAGTCCGGCCTTCGGCGCCATCCACGTCCCGGCCACCGACACCCTCTACTGCGGCGGGCCCGGCCTCCCGGCCACCCGCCGCGTGGCCAACGGTCCGGCCGAGCCCCTCCGGGCCGCGGCCCCGGCCCCCGGACAACCGCTCGTCATCCTGGCCAGCCGCTCCCACCCCGACCCCGGCCTCACCGCCTACCTGGGCCGGTTCCCGGGCTGCCGGCTGGTCCACCGGGGCAGCGCGCTCAAGTTCTGCGCCCTGGCCGACGGGACCGCCCACCTCTACCCCCGGCTCGGCCCCCTCCGGGAATGGGACATCGCCGCCGGCCATGCCGTGCTCGTCGGCGCGGGCGGCGCCATGACCGCCCTTGACGGCTCGCCTCTGCGCTACAACACGGCCGAACTCGTCAGCGGGCCGTTCCTGGCCCGTTCCTTTTCCGATGGCGTGGTCCCGTCGAACCTGCTATTCATGGAAGCACCATAA
- a CDS encoding circadian clock KaiB family protein has product MTTRLTLYLSGTDPGSRRMTAALRAWCERELGGDYRLNVLDISDWPKRAENLPILATPALVLESPGRITVGDLSDIPKTMAALGLAPKRE; this is encoded by the coding sequence ATGACCACGCGTCTGACACTCTATCTTTCCGGGACCGACCCAGGATCCCGGCGGATGACCGCGGCCTTGCGGGCCTGGTGCGAACGGGAGCTTGGCGGCGACTACCGGCTCAACGTCCTCGACATCAGCGACTGGCCGAAGCGGGCCGAAAATCTGCCCATCCTGGCCACGCCGGCCCTGGTCCTCGAATCGCCGGGCCGGATCACGGTCGGGGACCTGTCCGACATTCCAAAGACCATGGCCGCCCTGGGGTTGGCCCCGAAACGGGAATAG
- a CDS encoding agmatine deiminase family protein produces MKRQFTWPAEFSPHGAVWLAWPGNASDWPGKFSPIAWVYGEMIRKLTGAGERVRLLVRDARQEATARRVLRDVGAEAGLVEFFTAPMDRGWTRDFMPFFVHEAGRVVALDFGFTGWAKYPDHRLDDVAGPAVCRELGLAVVEPVWQGRRVVLEGGGMDGNGRGDVLTTEECLLDAAVQVRNPGFSRADYEGVFREYLGARNVVWLGKGIAGDDTHGHVDDLCRFVGPDTVVLCREDDPADANHRVLAENRERLAGATLADGSRLSVIDLPMPHPLVFKGQRLPASYANFFIGDRVVLVPTFNDVRDRQALGILAEAFPGREVVGISAVDLVWGLGAIHCLTHEQPAAP; encoded by the coding sequence ATGAAGCGACAGTTCACATGGCCGGCGGAATTTTCGCCGCACGGGGCGGTCTGGCTGGCCTGGCCGGGTAACGCCTCGGACTGGCCGGGCAAGTTTTCGCCCATCGCCTGGGTTTATGGCGAGATGATCCGGAAATTGACCGGCGCGGGCGAGCGGGTCCGCCTCTTGGTGCGCGACGCCAGGCAGGAGGCCACGGCCCGGCGGGTACTGCGGGACGTCGGCGCCGAGGCCGGGCTGGTGGAATTTTTCACCGCGCCCATGGACCGGGGCTGGACCCGGGACTTCATGCCGTTTTTCGTGCACGAGGCCGGCCGGGTGGTGGCCCTTGATTTCGGCTTCACGGGCTGGGCCAAGTACCCGGACCACCGCCTCGACGACGTGGCCGGGCCGGCCGTCTGCCGGGAGCTGGGCCTTGCTGTGGTGGAGCCGGTCTGGCAGGGGCGGCGGGTGGTGCTGGAGGGCGGCGGCATGGACGGCAACGGCCGGGGCGACGTCCTGACCACTGAGGAGTGCCTCCTCGATGCGGCGGTCCAGGTGCGCAATCCCGGTTTCAGCCGGGCGGACTACGAGGGGGTTTTCCGGGAATATCTCGGGGCGCGAAACGTGGTCTGGCTCGGCAAGGGCATCGCCGGCGACGACACCCACGGCCATGTGGACGACCTGTGCCGGTTTGTCGGGCCAGACACCGTGGTCCTTTGCCGCGAGGACGACCCGGCCGACGCCAACCACCGGGTGCTCGCCGAAAACCGCGAGCGCCTGGCCGGGGCGACGCTCGCCGACGGGAGCAGGCTTTCGGTCATCGACCTGCCCATGCCGCACCCCCTGGTCTTCAAGGGCCAGCGGCTGCCGGCCAGCTACGCCAACTTTTTCATCGGCGACCGGGTGGTCCTCGTCCCGACCTTCAACGATGTCCGCGACCGGCAGGCCCTTGGCATCCTGGCCGAGGCCTTCCCGGGCCGGGAAGTGGTCGGGATCTCGGCCGTGGACCTGGTCTGGGGCCTTGGCGCCATCCACTGCCTGACCCACGAGCAGCCGGCCGCGCCCTAG
- a CDS encoding multidrug resistance efflux transporter family protein has protein sequence MFRLVWLGALAALFFSTTFVLNRSMSLSGGHWVWSASLRYAFMLPILLAWTLGTGGPRAVGRAFGLFAAHPVFWTVAGSVGFGVFYAGVTLASVFSPGWVVATTWQATILATPLVLALLGRAVPRKGLAFTALIFCGIVLVNLEQARNAPDVGSLLGIAAVLVAAVAYPLGNQLVWEARHGGGGRIPRIDQPALDAGRTPTLLLTIGSIPFWLVLVAVTRPPAPSPDQVLQTGLVALFSGVIATSIFLRARSRAKNAYELAATDATQSLEVVFSLLGETLLLAGPWPGPLGAAGIALAVTGLVLYVCRQV, from the coding sequence ATGTTCCGACTGGTCTGGCTCGGGGCGCTGGCGGCCCTTTTTTTCAGCACGACCTTTGTCCTCAACCGGTCCATGAGCCTGTCCGGCGGCCACTGGGTCTGGTCGGCCAGCCTGCGCTACGCCTTCATGCTGCCGATCCTGCTCGCCTGGACCCTGGGCACGGGCGGGCCCCGGGCCGTGGGCCGGGCTTTCGGCCTTTTCGCCGCGCACCCGGTTTTCTGGACCGTGGCCGGCTCGGTCGGCTTCGGCGTCTTTTACGCCGGCGTGACCCTGGCCTCGGTCTTTTCCCCGGGCTGGGTGGTGGCCACCACCTGGCAGGCCACCATCCTGGCCACACCCCTGGTCCTGGCCCTGCTCGGCCGGGCGGTGCCGCGAAAAGGCCTCGCCTTCACGGCCCTTATTTTCTGCGGCATCGTGCTGGTCAATCTGGAGCAGGCCCGAAACGCGCCGGACGTCGGCAGCCTGCTCGGCATCGCGGCCGTCCTGGTCGCGGCCGTGGCCTATCCGCTCGGCAACCAGCTCGTGTGGGAGGCCCGGCACGGCGGGGGAGGGCGCATTCCGCGCATCGACCAGCCGGCCCTGGACGCCGGCCGCACCCCGACCCTGCTTTTGACCATCGGCTCCATCCCCTTCTGGCTGGTCCTCGTGGCCGTCACCCGGCCGCCGGCCCCGTCCCCGGACCAGGTCCTCCAGACCGGGCTGGTCGCCCTTTTTTCCGGCGTCATCGCCACCTCGATCTTTTTGCGCGCCCGCAGCCGGGCCAAAAACGCCTACGAGCTGGCCGCCACCGACGCCACCCAGTCCCTGGAAGTCGTCTTCTCGCTCCTGGGCGAAACCCTGCTCCTGGCCGGCCCCTGGCCCGGCCCCCTGGGCGCGGCCGGCATAGCCCTTGCCGTCACCGGCCTCGTGCTCTACGTCTGCCGGCAGGTGTAG
- a CDS encoding HDIG domain-containing metalloprotein gives MIRRDQALSLVLAQNPGPGLVAHGRQTEAVMRALAARLGHDPDLWGLTGLLHDLDYPQTAEAPEKHGLALAGLLPPDALPAEALRAIAAHNDEHTGVAPATPFDFALRAAESVTGIISAAALVRPDKMVGMAPKSIKKKMKDKAFAANVRRANILECDKAGLPLDEFLALAIGAIAGVAAETGLA, from the coding sequence ATGATCCGCCGCGACCAAGCCCTGTCCCTCGTCCTGGCCCAGAATCCGGGCCCCGGCCTCGTGGCCCACGGCCGCCAGACCGAGGCCGTCATGCGCGCCCTGGCCGCCCGCCTCGGCCACGACCCGGACCTGTGGGGCCTGACCGGCCTCCTCCACGACCTGGACTATCCGCAAACGGCCGAGGCCCCGGAAAAGCACGGCCTGGCCCTGGCCGGCCTGCTGCCGCCGGACGCCCTGCCGGCCGAGGCTCTTCGCGCCATCGCCGCCCACAACGACGAACACACCGGCGTCGCCCCGGCCACGCCCTTTGACTTCGCCCTGCGGGCCGCCGAATCCGTCACCGGCATCATCAGCGCCGCCGCCCTGGTCCGGCCCGACAAGATGGTCGGCATGGCCCCCAAGAGCATCAAGAAAAAGATGAAGGACAAGGCCTTTGCCGCGAACGTCCGCCGGGCCAACATCCTGGAGTGCGACAAGGCCGGCCTGCCGCTGGACGAGTTCCTGGCCCTGGCCATCGGGGCCATCGCCGGCGTGGCGGCCGAAACCGGGCTGGCCTGA
- a CDS encoding histidine kinase dimerization/phosphoacceptor domain -containing protein, with protein MKLRRSLSIRAGLLLLGFLAVLPALGLLVLDGMDQRRHLMDEATHDARQGAAAMATLQARLTDGTRLLLATLAAMPEVRRLDIPACDALFASLLAQNPLYNNILAIDRQGEILAAGRPTSRVNLADRLHFRAAMDSGGFSVGEYVVTRSAPTPIFPFSMAFRNDRGEVAGVLVIAIKLTTYDDAFDEMRLPQGSILGIVDQAGRRLYYRPRADANPLGRPIRQEVWQVLRQGGREGEFFLPGTDGQNRFFAYQKLALADDAPAYMAFVVGLPESAVLGPARRALLANMALLAGATGLALAVPWFFGGKVLERGLDRIAETAGRIGRGDLAARTDLPHGDVGLGKVARALDATARLLAEHEAAREEALAALGQSRERMAHFAASMADCFWEIDAAGRYTSVSGKVREVLGWEPDALLGRTPFDFLAPGEEAGLRQAFEAAKARREPLGELANWRVAPDGSRRCLLTKGVPFLDAAGRLAGYRGVDKDVTERMEAERSIRESLAEKEILLKEIHHRVKNNLQIISGLLYLQEEQITDPAALVSFRESRTRIASMALVHEELYRSSNLARVRLDDYIRDLLPRIFGHEPKAPHLSFDCRLGPVSVPIEKAVPTGLVVNELLTNAAKHAFRGREAGTLGISLDEKGGTVSITVRDDGPGLPAGFAPEKSGTLGMQLVANLARQLGGEVAGRNEGGAAFTLRFPA; from the coding sequence GTGAAGCTTCGCCGGTCGCTTTCCATCCGTGCCGGGCTCTTGCTGCTTGGGTTTCTCGCCGTGCTGCCGGCTCTCGGCCTGCTGGTCCTCGACGGCATGGACCAGCGGCGCCACCTCATGGACGAGGCCACCCACGACGCCCGGCAGGGCGCGGCCGCCATGGCCACCCTCCAGGCCCGCCTCACCGACGGCACCCGCCTGCTCCTTGCCACCCTGGCCGCCATGCCCGAGGTCCGCCGCCTGGACATCCCGGCCTGCGACGCCCTTTTTGCCTCGCTCCTGGCCCAAAATCCCCTCTACAACAACATTCTGGCCATCGACCGCCAGGGCGAGATCCTCGCCGCCGGCCGGCCGACCAGCCGCGTCAATCTGGCCGACCGTCTGCATTTCCGGGCCGCCATGGACTCGGGCGGCTTCTCGGTGGGCGAATACGTCGTCACCCGGTCGGCCCCGACCCCGATTTTCCCGTTTTCCATGGCCTTTCGAAACGACCGGGGCGAGGTGGCCGGCGTGCTCGTGATCGCCATCAAGCTCACCACCTACGACGACGCCTTTGACGAAATGCGCCTGCCCCAGGGCTCCATCCTCGGCATCGTGGACCAGGCGGGCAGGCGGCTCTATTACCGGCCCCGGGCCGACGCCAACCCCCTGGGCCGGCCCATCCGCCAGGAAGTCTGGCAGGTCCTGCGCCAGGGCGGCCGGGAGGGCGAGTTCTTCCTGCCGGGCACGGACGGCCAAAACCGCTTTTTCGCCTACCAGAAGCTTGCCCTGGCGGACGACGCGCCGGCCTACATGGCCTTTGTGGTCGGCCTGCCCGAGAGCGCGGTCCTGGGGCCCGCCCGCCGGGCCCTCCTGGCCAACATGGCCCTCCTGGCCGGAGCCACCGGCCTGGCCCTGGCCGTGCCCTGGTTTTTCGGCGGCAAGGTCCTGGAACGGGGCCTGGACCGCATCGCCGAGACTGCCGGCCGCATCGGCCGGGGCGACCTGGCCGCCCGCACGGACCTGCCCCACGGCGACGTCGGCCTCGGCAAGGTGGCCCGGGCCCTGGATGCCACGGCCCGGCTCCTGGCCGAGCACGAGGCGGCCCGGGAAGAGGCGCTGGCCGCCCTGGGGCAGAGCCGGGAGCGGATGGCCCATTTCGCGGCCAGCATGGCCGACTGCTTCTGGGAGATCGACGCGGCCGGCCGCTACACCTCCGTGAGCGGCAAGGTCCGCGAGGTCCTCGGCTGGGAGCCCGACGCCCTCCTTGGCCGCACCCCCTTCGACTTTCTGGCCCCGGGCGAGGAGGCGGGCCTGCGCCAGGCCTTCGAGGCCGCCAAGGCCCGGCGCGAACCGCTGGGGGAGCTGGCCAACTGGCGCGTGGCCCCGGACGGAAGCCGGCGGTGCCTGCTGACCAAGGGCGTGCCCTTCCTGGACGCGGCCGGCCGGCTCGCGGGCTACCGGGGCGTGGACAAGGACGTCACCGAGCGCATGGAGGCCGAGCGCAGCATCCGGGAATCCCTGGCCGAAAAGGAGATCCTGCTCAAGGAAATCCACCACCGGGTCAAAAACAACCTGCAGATCATCTCCGGCCTCCTCTATCTCCAGGAGGAGCAGATCACCGATCCGGCGGCCCTGGTGAGCTTCCGGGAAAGCCGCACCCGCATCGCCTCCATGGCCCTGGTCCACGAGGAGCTCTACCGCTCGAGCAACCTGGCCCGGGTCCGGCTCGACGACTACATCCGGGACCTCCTGCCCCGGATTTTCGGCCACGAGCCGAAGGCGCCGCATCTGTCCTTCGACTGCCGCCTGGGCCCGGTCAGCGTGCCCATCGAAAAGGCCGTGCCCACGGGCCTCGTGGTCAACGAGCTGTTGACCAACGCCGCCAAGCACGCCTTCCGGGGCCGCGAGGCCGGCACCCTCGGCATCAGCCTGGACGAAAAAGGCGGCACCGTCTCCATCACCGTCCGCGACGACGGCCCGGGCCTGCCGGCGGGCTTTGCCCCGGAAAAATCCGGCACGCTCGGCATGCAGCTCGTGGCCAACCTGGCCCGCCAGCTCGGCGGCGAGGTCGCCGGCCGCAACGAGGGCGGCGCGGCCTTCACCCTGCGTTTCCCCGCCTGA
- a CDS encoding phage holin family protein: MMRISGAFDETVASGGRVLGLAAELLAGRLELLGLEAREAKIRLLQFLILACLGAVFLAVGLALAVLAVLLAVPPAWRLPAVAGGAGVCLVVAWAALWSLRRRVARLPLAFAQTIGELKKDGECF; the protein is encoded by the coding sequence ATGATGCGCATATCTGGCGCGTTTGACGAAACTGTCGCCTCCGGCGGCCGGGTCCTTGGCCTGGCCGCCGAGTTGCTGGCCGGCCGGCTGGAGCTGCTCGGGCTCGAGGCCCGGGAAGCCAAGATCCGGCTGCTCCAGTTCCTGATCCTGGCCTGCCTCGGCGCGGTTTTTCTGGCCGTCGGCCTGGCCCTGGCCGTGCTGGCGGTCCTTTTGGCCGTGCCGCCGGCCTGGCGGCTGCCGGCCGTGGCCGGCGGGGCCGGGGTCTGCCTGGTGGTGGCCTGGGCCGCTCTTTGGAGCCTGCGCCGTCGGGTGGCCCGGCTGCCCCTGGCCTTTGCCCAGACCATTGGCGAACTGAAAAAGGACGGGGAATGTTTCTAG
- a CDS encoding DUF883 family protein, whose protein sequence is MFRKNAYQDEAAGELKELMRHANALLEATAGQADEQIKKVRAKLEDRLAMAREKYSNVEGLFDDTVDSADRMVHDKPYQVIGGTFLVGLLLGWFLSRK, encoded by the coding sequence ATGTTCAGAAAAAACGCCTATCAGGACGAAGCGGCCGGCGAGCTCAAGGAGCTCATGCGCCATGCCAACGCCCTTTTGGAAGCCACGGCCGGCCAGGCCGACGAGCAGATCAAGAAGGTGCGCGCCAAGCTGGAAGACCGGCTGGCCATGGCCAGGGAAAAATACTCCAACGTCGAAGGCCTCTTTGACGACACCGTGGATTCGGCCGACCGCATGGTCCACGACAAGCCGTACCAGGTCATCGGCGGCACCTTCCTCGTGGGTCTGCTCCTCGGCTGGTTCCTGAGCCGGAAGTAG
- a CDS encoding Nif11-like leader peptide family natural product precursor, whose product MSLQSAMEFVRRLREDPEFRWALGECKNKWERRRFVITQGYRFTPAELVCATSPGGNASEDRTAVIERVRRQQHGHGSYAFM is encoded by the coding sequence ATGTCTCTGCAAAGTGCCATGGAATTTGTACGGCGCCTGCGCGAGGACCCGGAATTCCGCTGGGCCCTTGGCGAATGCAAAAACAAATGGGAGCGCCGCCGCTTCGTCATCACCCAGGGCTACCGCTTCACCCCGGCCGAGCTGGTCTGCGCCACCAGCCCCGGCGGCAACGCTTCCGAGGACCGGACCGCGGTCATCGAACGGGTTCGCCGGCAGCAGCACGGCCACGGCTCCTACGCCTTCATGTAG
- a CDS encoding phosphoribosyltransferase, with translation MAARVLTHPPFDDRAGVFPDRPEAGLFLGERLAASGIAFAGAVVLAIPNGGVPVGLAVARRLRLPCDVVVVRKLQIPGNTEAGFGAVNLDGEVVLNTALVAELGLGPPDIEAEAARVGRELAAREALLRGDRPLPPLAGRTVILVDDGLASGYTMLAAIGLVRQRDAAVTVVAAPTAPRTALFRLADVADWLVVPLVCGPGPFAVARAYRHWRDLTVAETAAMLGAFAREGTQPPGPGAGPPTTKEGAKR, from the coding sequence ATGGCGGCACGCGTCCTCACCCATCCCCCCTTCGACGACAGGGCCGGCGTTTTTCCCGACCGGCCCGAGGCCGGCCTTTTCCTTGGCGAGAGGCTGGCCGCCTCGGGCATCGCCTTCGCGGGAGCCGTGGTCCTGGCCATCCCCAACGGCGGCGTGCCCGTGGGTCTGGCCGTGGCCCGGCGCCTGCGCCTGCCGTGCGATGTCGTGGTGGTCAGGAAGCTGCAGATCCCGGGCAACACCGAAGCCGGCTTCGGGGCCGTGAACCTGGACGGGGAAGTGGTGCTCAACACGGCCCTGGTGGCCGAGCTGGGCCTTGGGCCGCCCGACATCGAGGCCGAGGCGGCCCGGGTGGGCCGGGAGCTCGCGGCCCGGGAAGCGCTCCTTCGCGGCGACCGGCCGCTGCCGCCCCTGGCCGGCCGGACCGTCATCCTGGTTGATGACGGCCTGGCCTCGGGGTACACCATGTTGGCCGCGATTGGCCTGGTGCGGCAGCGGGATGCGGCCGTGACCGTCGTGGCCGCGCCGACCGCCCCCCGGACCGCGCTTTTCCGGCTGGCCGACGTGGCCGACTGGCTGGTGGTGCCGCTGGTCTGCGGGCCGGGCCCCTTTGCCGTGGCCCGGGCCTACCGGCACTGGCGCGACCTCACGGTCGCGGAAACAGCGGCCATGCTTGGGGCCTTTGCCCGGGAAGGGACGCAACCGCCCGGGCCCGGAGCCGGGCCGCCCACAACGAAGGAAGGAGCGAAGCGATGA
- a CDS encoding glutamine--tRNA ligase/YqeY domain fusion protein, whose protein sequence is MTAPDADEKDKSGPAVARDFIRQIIDEDMKTGKWGGRVHTRFPPEPNGYLHLGHAKSICLNFGLARDFAGQCNLRFDDTNPAKEEVEYVDAIEDDVRWLGFDWDDRLFYASDYFGKLYGFAETLIEKGLAYVDDLSQEEIRAYRGTLTEPGRDSPYRDRTPAENLDLFRRMRAGEFPDGAKVLRAKIDMKSPNVVLRDPVLYRIKHVTHHRTGDTWCIYPMYDYTHCVSDALEGVTHSICSLEFENNRPLYDWVLNNLPVPGHPQQIEFARLNLSYTVLSKRKLIQLVTEGVVSGWDDPRLPTLRGVRRRGYTPEAIRDFCERIGISKAENMVDMALLEHCLREDLNRRAKRVMAVLRPLKVVIENYPEGQTEAIEFPYHPEDPAMGSRQVPFGRELYIERDDFMETPAKKWFRLAPGAEVRLRYAYYVTCTEVIKDPATGEVVELRCTHDPATKGGWSEDGRKVRGTLHWVSAAHALPAEVRLYDRLFTRENPSGGKGDFKESLNPDSLEVIENALIEPALASLPVGENVQFERLGYFCVDKDSTPDKRVFNRAVALKDSWARAAGR, encoded by the coding sequence ATGACCGCACCCGACGCGGACGAAAAAGACAAGTCCGGGCCCGCTGTGGCCCGTGATTTTATCCGCCAGATCATCGACGAGGACATGAAGACCGGCAAATGGGGAGGCCGCGTCCACACCCGTTTTCCCCCGGAACCAAACGGCTACCTCCACCTCGGCCACGCCAAGTCCATCTGCCTCAATTTCGGCCTGGCCCGCGATTTCGCCGGCCAGTGCAACCTGCGCTTCGACGACACCAACCCGGCCAAGGAAGAGGTGGAATACGTCGACGCCATCGAGGACGACGTGCGCTGGCTCGGGTTCGACTGGGACGACCGGCTCTTTTACGCCTCGGACTATTTCGGAAAGCTCTACGGCTTTGCCGAGACGCTGATCGAAAAGGGCCTGGCCTACGTCGACGACCTGTCCCAGGAGGAGATCCGGGCCTATCGGGGCACCCTGACCGAACCCGGCCGGGACAGCCCCTACCGCGACCGGACCCCGGCCGAGAACCTGGATCTCTTCCGGCGGATGCGGGCCGGCGAATTCCCGGACGGGGCCAAGGTGCTGCGGGCCAAGATCGACATGAAAAGCCCCAACGTGGTCCTGCGCGATCCGGTTCTTTACCGGATCAAGCACGTCACCCACCACCGGACCGGGGACACCTGGTGCATCTACCCGATGTACGACTACACCCACTGCGTCTCCGACGCCCTGGAAGGGGTGACCCACTCCATCTGCTCGCTGGAATTCGAGAACAACCGGCCGCTCTACGACTGGGTGCTCAACAACCTGCCCGTGCCCGGCCATCCGCAGCAGATCGAATTCGCCCGCCTGAACCTGTCCTACACGGTTTTGAGCAAGCGCAAGCTCATCCAGCTCGTGACCGAGGGCGTGGTGTCCGGCTGGGACGACCCGCGCCTGCCGACCCTTCGCGGCGTGCGCCGCCGGGGCTACACGCCCGAGGCCATCCGGGACTTCTGCGAACGCATCGGCATATCGAAGGCCGAGAACATGGTGGACATGGCCCTTCTGGAACACTGCCTGCGCGAGGACCTAAACCGCCGGGCCAAGCGGGTCATGGCCGTGCTGCGGCCGCTTAAGGTCGTCATCGAGAACTACCCCGAAGGCCAGACCGAAGCGATCGAGTTTCCCTACCACCCCGAGGATCCGGCCATGGGTTCGCGCCAGGTGCCCTTTGGCCGCGAGCTCTACATCGAGCGCGACGACTTCATGGAGACCCCGGCCAAGAAGTGGTTCCGGCTCGCCCCCGGGGCCGAGGTCCGGCTGCGCTACGCCTACTACGTCACCTGCACGGAGGTGATCAAAGACCCGGCCACGGGCGAGGTGGTGGAGCTGCGCTGCACCCACGATCCGGCCACCAAGGGCGGCTGGTCCGAGGACGGCCGCAAGGTCCGGGGCACGCTCCACTGGGTGTCGGCCGCCCACGCCCTGCCGGCCGAGGTCCGGCTCTACGACCGGCTTTTCACCAGGGAGAACCCGTCCGGGGGCAAGGGCGACTTCAAGGAAAGCCTCAATCCCGATTCCCTGGAAGTGATCGAAAACGCGCTGATCGAACCGGCCCTGGCCTCGCTGCCCGTGGGCGAGAACGTCCAGTTCGAGCGGCTCGGCTACTTCTGCGTGGACAAGGATTCCACGCCGGACAAGCGGGTCTTCAACCGGGCCGTGGCCCTCAAGGACTCGTGGGCCCGGGCGGCCGGCCGGTAA